One genomic segment of Polynucleobacter sp. MWH-UH2A includes these proteins:
- the purH gene encoding bifunctional phosphoribosylaminoimidazolecarboxamide formyltransferase/IMP cyclohydrolase, with translation MIRTALLSVSDKNGIVPFAKALHDQGIKLISTGGTAKLLAENQLPVVEVSSLTKFPEMLDGRVKTLHPMVHGGLLARRDFPDHMAALKEHGIDTIDMLVINLYPFNETVAKENCSFEDAVENIDIGGPAMLRAAAKNHQDVTVLISPEDYAPVLAEMKANNNAVSYKTNLSLAKKVFAHTAQYDGAIANYLSALGDDLDHKARSAYPETLHLAFEKVQEMRYGENPHQSAAFYKDIHPVAGALANYKQLQGKELSYNNIADADSAWECVKSFTGNASGAAACVIIKHANPCGVAVGANALEAYQKAFKTDPSSAFGGIIAFNVPCDGVAAEAISKQFVEVLIAPSFSEEAKAIFAAKQNVRLLEIPLGNVFNTYDFKRVGGGLLVQSPDAKNVLQNEMRVVSKRQPTPSEMNDMMFAWRVAKFVKSNAIVYCANGMTLGIGAGQMSRVDSARMASIKAENAGLSLKGSAVASDAFFPFRDGLDVVVNGGASCAIQPGGSMRDEEIIAAADEHGIAMIFTGTRHFRH, from the coding sequence ATGATCCGCACAGCACTCCTCTCCGTCTCCGATAAAAATGGCATCGTGCCCTTTGCTAAAGCCCTACACGATCAAGGCATCAAACTCATTTCAACTGGTGGCACCGCTAAATTATTGGCAGAGAATCAATTACCAGTGGTCGAAGTTTCCTCCTTGACTAAATTTCCAGAGATGCTTGATGGACGCGTCAAAACTCTACACCCAATGGTGCATGGCGGTTTACTGGCACGCAGAGATTTTCCTGATCACATGGCTGCACTTAAAGAACATGGGATCGATACCATCGATATGTTGGTAATTAATCTCTATCCTTTTAATGAAACCGTTGCCAAAGAAAATTGTTCTTTTGAAGATGCAGTTGAAAACATCGATATTGGCGGTCCAGCGATGTTGCGTGCAGCAGCTAAAAATCATCAGGATGTCACTGTGCTGATTTCACCCGAAGATTACGCGCCCGTTCTAGCGGAGATGAAAGCAAACAACAATGCCGTCTCTTATAAAACCAACTTGAGTCTCGCTAAAAAAGTATTCGCACATACAGCTCAATACGATGGTGCTATTGCCAACTACCTATCTGCATTGGGTGATGATTTGGATCACAAAGCGCGTTCAGCCTATCCAGAAACCCTGCATCTTGCCTTCGAAAAAGTGCAAGAGATGCGCTATGGCGAGAACCCACATCAATCAGCCGCTTTTTATAAAGATATCCATCCTGTTGCTGGCGCACTCGCTAATTACAAGCAACTTCAAGGCAAAGAGTTGTCTTATAACAATATTGCTGATGCAGACTCTGCTTGGGAATGCGTGAAAAGCTTTACTGGCAATGCCAGCGGTGCCGCAGCCTGCGTCATCATTAAGCATGCCAATCCTTGTGGCGTTGCAGTTGGTGCAAATGCTCTTGAAGCCTACCAAAAGGCATTTAAAACAGATCCAAGCTCAGCTTTCGGTGGAATTATTGCTTTCAATGTGCCATGTGATGGTGTAGCCGCTGAAGCAATTTCAAAACAATTTGTTGAGGTGTTAATTGCACCTAGCTTTAGCGAAGAAGCAAAAGCTATTTTTGCAGCCAAGCAAAATGTTCGCCTCCTTGAAATTCCACTGGGCAATGTATTTAATACTTATGACTTCAAACGTGTTGGCGGCGGATTATTAGTCCAATCACCTGACGCAAAAAATGTCTTACAAAATGAAATGCGCGTAGTTAGTAAGAGACAGCCAACTCCTAGCGAAATGAATGACATGATGTTTGCATGGCGCGTTGCTAAATTTGTTAAATCTAATGCGATTGTGTATTGCGCTAACGGTATGACTCTAGGTATTGGTGCAGGCCAAATGAGCCGCGTAGACTCTGCGCGCATGGCAAGCATCAAAGCGGAAAATGCTGGTCTCAGTCTCAAAGGCTCAGCGGTGGCTAGCGATGCATTCTTCCCATTTCGTGATGGTCTAGATGTTGTAGTGAATGGTGGTGCCAGCTGCGCAATTCAGCCAGGCGGCAGCATGCGCGATGAAGAAATCATCGCTGCTGCTGATGAGCATGGGATTGCCATGATCTTTACTGGCACACGACACTTCCGTCACTAA
- the ruvC gene encoding crossover junction endodeoxyribonuclease RuvC: MRWIGIDPGLRTTGFGVIDVDGQKLTYVASGTIESGDPAKGLPDRLGTLYQGVKEVLDTYHPESAAIEEVFLNVNPRSTLMLGQARGAVIAALVSANLPVSEFSALRVKQAIVGTGRAAKPQVQEMVKRLLRLSRAPGSDASDALGVAICAAHHAQVPKAITSALTPKNPKR; the protein is encoded by the coding sequence ATGCGTTGGATTGGAATTGACCCGGGTCTACGTACTACTGGTTTTGGCGTCATTGATGTTGATGGCCAAAAACTCACTTACGTAGCCTCTGGGACTATTGAGAGTGGAGACCCCGCTAAGGGCTTACCGGATCGACTAGGAACTCTCTATCAGGGCGTAAAAGAGGTTTTGGATACCTATCATCCAGAATCTGCCGCGATTGAAGAAGTCTTCCTCAACGTCAACCCTCGCTCCACTCTGATGCTGGGCCAAGCCAGGGGTGCAGTGATTGCTGCCTTGGTCTCTGCAAATTTACCGGTATCCGAGTTCAGTGCATTGAGAGTGAAGCAAGCAATTGTTGGCACAGGTCGAGCAGCAAAACCTCAGGTACAAGAGATGGTCAAGCGCTTGCTTAGACTGAGTCGCGCACCCGGTAGCGATGCATCCGATGCACTAGGGGTCGCGATTTGCGCAGCTCATCACGCACAAGTCCCTAAGGCAATCACGTCTGCCTTAACACCCAAAAACCCCAAGCGCTAA
- the ruvA gene encoding Holliday junction branch migration protein RuvA — MIGRIQGILVSVHPPRLLVDCQGIGYEVDVPMSTLYQLPQAGQKITLLTHFQVREDAQQLFGFATEAEREAFRQLIKISGVGSRTALAILSGMSVNELAQAIALQEANRLTQVPGIGKKTAERLCLELKGKLVPDLGITPGKALTPDTNSEVLQALLALGYSEKEALLALKQIPPDTSVSDGIRMGLKYLSKA, encoded by the coding sequence ATGATTGGTCGCATTCAAGGAATCCTCGTTTCAGTTCACCCGCCCCGCTTATTGGTTGATTGCCAAGGCATTGGATATGAGGTGGATGTACCAATGAGTACCTTGTACCAATTACCTCAAGCTGGGCAAAAAATTACTTTACTGACTCACTTTCAGGTGCGTGAAGACGCGCAACAACTTTTTGGTTTTGCAACAGAAGCAGAACGTGAAGCATTTCGACAGCTAATTAAAATTAGCGGTGTTGGCTCACGGACTGCGTTGGCTATTCTTTCTGGGATGAGCGTGAACGAGCTTGCCCAAGCTATTGCATTACAAGAGGCTAATCGCCTTACCCAAGTTCCCGGCATTGGCAAAAAGACTGCAGAACGACTTTGCCTAGAACTCAAAGGCAAGCTTGTCCCTGATTTAGGAATAACTCCAGGTAAAGCACTGACTCCTGATACCAATAGCGAAGTCCTACAAGCACTCCTAGCTCTTGGTTATTCCGAGAAAGAAGCGCTCTTAGCGTTGAAGCAAATTCCGCCTGATACATCGGTATCCGATGGTATCCGTATGGGCTTAAAGTATTTATCCAAGGCTTAA
- the ruvB gene encoding Holliday junction branch migration DNA helicase RuvB, giving the protein MAIHTDDLSSIPEDLPEGKDRIVSGAAGNAEAIFEKALRPKQLDEYVGQSKARAQLEIFISATRARQEALDHVLLFGSPGLGKTTLAHIIARELGVNLRQTSGPVLDRPGDLAALLTNLEANDVLFIDEIHRLSPVVEEILYPALEDYSLDIMIGEGPAARSVKIDLKPFTLIGATTRAGMLTNPLRDRFGIVARLEFYNTEELTKIIERSANLLKAKIDSEGSVEIAKRARGTPRIANRLLRRVRDYAEVKGTGTITKAIADAALKMLDVDPSGFDVMDRKLLEAILHKFDGGPVGIDNLAAAIGEERDTIEDVLEPYLIQQGYLQRTSRGRVATRQAYEHFGLTPPSGSGSLDI; this is encoded by the coding sequence ATGGCAATTCATACTGACGACCTAAGCTCTATTCCCGAAGATTTACCCGAGGGAAAAGATCGTATTGTCAGTGGTGCCGCAGGAAATGCGGAAGCCATTTTTGAAAAAGCCTTGCGCCCCAAACAATTAGATGAGTACGTAGGTCAAAGCAAGGCGCGCGCCCAATTAGAGATCTTTATCAGCGCTACCAGAGCACGACAAGAAGCGCTCGATCACGTTTTGCTATTTGGCTCCCCAGGCCTTGGCAAAACGACCCTGGCTCATATTATTGCCAGAGAGCTTGGTGTCAATCTTCGCCAAACTAGCGGTCCTGTCTTAGATAGACCGGGTGATCTTGCAGCCTTACTAACAAACCTGGAAGCAAATGATGTGCTTTTTATCGATGAGATTCATCGACTCTCACCCGTAGTAGAAGAAATTCTGTATCCCGCTCTAGAAGATTACAGCCTGGACATCATGATTGGCGAAGGTCCTGCAGCACGTAGCGTCAAGATTGATCTCAAACCATTTACTTTGATTGGCGCAACGACACGCGCTGGCATGTTGACCAATCCTTTGCGTGATCGCTTCGGCATTGTTGCTAGATTAGAGTTTTACAACACCGAAGAACTCACAAAAATTATCGAGCGTTCTGCGAATCTGTTGAAAGCGAAGATTGATTCTGAAGGCTCCGTTGAGATTGCCAAACGTGCTCGTGGCACACCACGAATTGCCAACCGTCTATTACGACGCGTACGAGATTATGCGGAGGTTAAAGGCACCGGCACCATCACCAAGGCCATAGCAGATGCTGCCTTAAAGATGCTAGACGTTGATCCTAGCGGGTTTGATGTCATGGACAGAAAGCTGCTTGAAGCTATTTTGCATAAGTTTGATGGTGGCCCCGTAGGAATTGATAACTTGGCCGCTGCAATTGGCGAAGAGCGCGACACCATTGAAGACGTACTCGAGCCCTATCTCATTCAACAAGGCTATCTTCAGAGAACCTCTCGTGGTCGCGTAGCTACTCGCCAAGCTTACGAGCACTTTGGCCTAACACCACCAAGCGGTTCAGGTAGTCTAGATATTTAA
- the tyrS gene encoding tyrosine--tRNA ligase — MADKPEQKHPLTPEVFAALEVTKRGCDELLVEADWVQKLARSQATKTPLRIKLGLDPTAPDIHLGHTVVLNKLRQLQDLGHTVIFLIGDFTSMIGDPSGRNATRPPLTAEEIAVNAETYYRQASMVLDPAKTEVRYNSEWCDPLGARGMIQLAAKHTVARMLERDDFTKRYRNGVPISIHEFLYPLMQGYDSVALKSDLELGGTDQKFNLLVGRELQREYGQEPQCILTMPLLVGLDGVEKMSKSKGNYIGISEPAGDMFGKLLSISDDLMWDYFTLLSFRPMSEIDLMKQEVAAGRNPKDCKVLLAQEIVARFHSQAAAEKALEDFNHRAKGGVPDDIPQINLSGAPMGIAALLKSAGLAPSTSEAMRNVEQNGVKVDGVTISDKQVKIEAGTYVVQVGKRKFAKVTLS; from the coding sequence ATGGCGGATAAACCAGAACAAAAACACCCTTTAACACCTGAAGTCTTTGCGGCGCTGGAAGTCACTAAGCGTGGCTGCGATGAATTATTGGTTGAAGCGGACTGGGTGCAGAAGTTAGCGCGTAGCCAAGCTACGAAGACTCCTTTACGCATTAAGTTGGGCTTAGACCCAACTGCCCCAGATATTCATTTGGGCCATACCGTTGTTTTAAATAAATTACGCCAATTACAAGATTTAGGACACACCGTCATTTTCTTGATTGGTGATTTCACGAGCATGATTGGCGACCCATCTGGTCGCAATGCTACTCGTCCTCCATTAACTGCAGAAGAAATTGCCGTAAATGCGGAAACCTACTATCGCCAAGCGAGTATGGTTCTCGATCCAGCGAAAACAGAAGTGCGATACAACAGTGAGTGGTGTGATCCTTTAGGTGCCAGGGGCATGATTCAGCTCGCTGCTAAACACACCGTTGCTCGGATGTTGGAGCGAGATGACTTTACTAAGCGTTATCGCAATGGCGTGCCGATTTCAATTCATGAGTTTTTGTATCCGCTGATGCAGGGTTATGACTCGGTCGCTCTCAAGAGTGATTTAGAGCTGGGTGGAACGGATCAAAAATTCAATTTACTTGTTGGTCGTGAACTCCAGAGAGAATATGGCCAGGAGCCACAATGCATCTTGACTATGCCTTTATTGGTGGGTCTTGATGGCGTTGAGAAAATGAGTAAATCGAAGGGGAACTACATTGGTATCAGCGAGCCTGCTGGCGATATGTTCGGTAAGCTTTTGAGTATCTCTGATGATCTCATGTGGGACTACTTCACGCTGTTGTCATTCCGACCCATGTCGGAGATTGATTTAATGAAGCAGGAAGTTGCAGCGGGCCGTAATCCAAAGGATTGCAAAGTACTACTCGCGCAAGAGATCGTCGCGCGCTTTCATTCCCAGGCAGCGGCAGAGAAGGCCTTGGAAGACTTCAATCACCGCGCGAAGGGTGGCGTTCCAGATGACATTCCACAGATAAATCTATCTGGCGCTCCAATGGGGATTGCTGCGCTATTAAAGTCTGCTGGTTTAGCCCCATCCACCTCAGAAGCAATGCGTAATGTAGAGCAAAATGGGGTAAAGGTTGACGGCGTCACTATATCTGACAAGCAAGTAAAGATTGAAGCGGGCACTTACGTTGTGCAAGTGGGCAAACGCAAGTTTGCTAAGGTTACGCTTAGCTAA